The Columba livia isolate bColLiv1 breed racing homer chromosome 13, bColLiv1.pat.W.v2, whole genome shotgun sequence genome has a segment encoding these proteins:
- the PSME3IP1 gene encoding PSME3-interacting protein, with amino-acid sequence MDGGDGTADLVINKRFVSEAELEERRKRRQEEWEKVRKPEDPKECPEEAYDPRSLYERLQEQREKKQQEFEEQFKFKNMVRGLDEDETNFLDEVSRQQELLEKQRREEELKELNEYRSTLTKVGVSMDPKKETEKKLPMKSVENKNKFSQAKLLAGAVKHRSSDGGNSVKRLKLDTDHDEKNQEKPSCVPLGSSSVGGSTVHCPSAAVCIGILPGLGAYSGSSDSESSSDSEGTINSTGKIVSSVFRSNSFFDGP; translated from the exons ATGGATGGGGGAGATGGTACTGCTGACCTTGTGATTAACAAGAGGTTTGTGTCTGAAGCGGAGTTAGAGGAGCGACGAAAGAGAAGGCAAGAGGAGTGGGAAAAGGTCCGAAAACCTGAGGATCCAAAAG AATGCCCAGAGGAGGCGTATGACCCACGCTCGTTGTATGAAAGACTTcaggaacagagagaaaagaagcagcaggagttTGAGGAGCAATTTAAATTCA AAAATATGGTAAGAGGCTTAGATGAAGATGAGACTAATTTCCTTGATGAGGTTTCTCGGCAGCAAGAGCTACTAGAAAAGCAGCGAAGAGAGGAAGAGCTGAAAGAACTAAATGAATACAGA AGCACTCTCACCAAAGTGGGAGTCAGTATGGACCCAAAGAAggaaactgagaagaaattgcccatgaagtcagtggaaaacaagaacaaattcTCTCAGGCAAAGCTGTTGGCAGGAGCCGTGAAACACAGAAG TTCAGATGGTGGTAACAGTGTGAAGAGGTTGAAACTAGATACTGATCATGACGAAAAGAATCAAG AAAAACCGTCCTGTGTTcccctggggagcagctccgTGGGAGGCTCCACGGTCCACTGTCCCTCGGCAGCTGTGTGCATTGGGATCCTGCCCGGCCTGGGCGCCTACTCGGGAAGCAGCGATTCCGAGTCCAGCTCGGATAGCGAAGGCACCATTAATTCCACTGGAAAGATCGTCTCTTCTGTCTTTCGTAGCAACAGTTTCTTTGATGGTCCATAA